CTCCGTCAAGCTGAGGAGATCAGTTCCAAACTCAGCCCGGAAGAATTAGTAGGACAGGTCATCCATGTTGCGATCCCTGGAACCGTTTTAGATCCGATCGCTAAAAAAGAAATCGAGACGATCAAACCTGGTGGAGTAATATTATTCGGAAGAAACTTGGGTTCCAAGTCCGAGATCAAATCCTTGAACAAGGATCTGCAAACAAGTGCATTAGAAAATACTGGATTACCATTGCTCATCTCCGTAGACCAAGAAGGCGGAAGAGTGATCCGTGTAAAAGACGGAGTGACCCAATTCCCTGGAGCAATGGCACTCGGCCAAACCAAGGACAAGGACATGGCTAAAAAAGTGGGCTTTGTCACTTCTTACCAATTGAGAAAACTGGGACTGAACTTTTTATTCGCTCCCGATATGGATATCAATAATAATCCGTTCAACCCGGTTATCAATACTAGATCTTTAGGAAGTAATTTAGAAACTGTATTAAACGCTGGAGTTTCTTACGAAGAAGGTGCAAGACTCGGTGGTTCCATTCCTGTGATCAAACATTTCCCTGGTCATGGGGACACCAATGTGGACAGTCATTTAGGACTTCCTAAAATAGAAAAAACATTAGAAGAATTGAAAAACTTCGAACTGATCCCGTTCCAAACTTCTATCCAAAACGGCGCGGATGCGATCATGAGTGCACATATCGTATATCCTAAGATTGATCCGAATTTCCCTGCCACTCTCTCCTCTAAAATTTTAGGAGATCTTTTACGCAAAGAATTCCAATACCAAGGGCTTATCATCACTGACGCGATGGAAATGGACGCGATAGACGAACATTACCAAAAAGAAGATCCAGGTGTTTTGGCTCTAATTGCAGGTGCAGATATTATCCTTATGACTAGTTGGGGCCCGACCACTCAATCCATGAGAGATCAGATCCTAAAGGCTTACAAAAAAGGAACTTTAGTAAGAGAAGGAAAAGATCTTCTAAAAGAAGCGGTCAAAAGACAAATTTATTATAAACTAAAATATGGGATCATTTCCGAATTTGGAGAACTTGCGACTGCCGGAAGGGCTAACTCCGTTTTTCCAAAAGAACTACCTGAAGTATTAAAAAATCATTTTATTGAACAGGATAAAAATAGAGAAAGTTTATTCTCCCAATATTACGAGGACACTCTAAACAGAGACGTAAGTAGAAAGGCAATCGTTTCCTTTCCTAAAACTTTCCTTCCAGAACAAGTGTCAGTAGATAAGACTGTATTCTATTTAAAAGGAGAAGAATTTGTCTCTGACCTAAGAACTCGCACTATTCCTAATTCGGATCTTTCTAACCTTCGTAAAAAATTGGAAAAGAAAGAAGCAAAACGTGCGGTCTTAAATTCATTTACTCAAACTGAATTGGATCTGGCTCTTTCTCTTGCCCAAAAATTTCCGGAAGCGGAGATCGTATGTTTACATTACGGAACTCCGTTCTTGGATCTTCCGGATGCACCAAATCTCAAAATATTATTCTCTTTTTCTCCTACTTTAGAATCCAAAAAGGCATTACTCTATTCCGTTTTGGACAGAAAGAACGAGGTCCCACTTGTGGATCTGATCTTAAAACCGAATCCTAGAAAAGCTTCCGCGTCAGCAGAAACGGAAGTGGATTCGGTAAGTAAGAATACTAAGTAATTTGGAAACAAGGTCCCCGGTCGTTCAAAAAACAAACAGACCGGGGATCTATGTACATTATCCATTCTGCGTTCACAAATGCAGCTACTGTGATTTTTATTCGGAAGGGATAGGATTAGAACCTTCTCCCCTCGAAGAAAATCTATTCTCCAAATATAAGGAAGAAGTTCTCCTCAGACTTAAAAATTTTCCGAACTACCAGGACCTTGTATTTGACAGTTTATTTTTCGGCGGGGGAACTCCTTCCAAAGCATCGTACACACGATATGCAGATTTTATAAAATTCTTAAAGAACAATCTAAATCTTTCTCCGGATTCGGAGATCACATTAGAATGTAATCCGGAAGATGTGACTCCAGAATATCTGCAAGGATTATATGATGCTGGGATCAACAGAGTCCATGTAGGGATACAATCCTTTCTTCCTAAAAATCTGAAGTTTTTGGACAGATATTTCGATCCGGAAACCTATTCCAGGACACTAGAAGCATTACAAACTTCTAAAATAGAGAATTACGGTGCGGATCTAATGTTCGGAGTTCCCGGGCAAACTGAAAAAGAATTTTACGAGGATGCAAATTCTGTTTTGGCTTCCGGAGTTTCTCATATCAGCATCTATGCCCTCACTGTGGAAAAAGGAACTGAATATAGTAGAAAAGTTTCCGCTGGAACTGTTCTACCGCCTTCTGAGGAAGTGCAAGAAAGGATCCTCCAAGACCTTCCTGATTATTTAAGATCTAAGGGATTTGAGCAGTATGAGGTTTCCAATTACTCCAAGCCTGGACTTTTTTCTAGGCATAATATGAAATATTGGACCTACGAAAATTATATAGGGATTGGTCCAGGCGCACATGGTTTTCTACCTGGAGGTAGGTATTCCAATCCGAGAAACACTTCCGCTTATATCAATGGAACCGGAAAAAATCCAAGCTCTTACGAAACTTCTGATCCGTTTGAAGAGATCCTAATTTCTCTTTTTAGAATATTTCTCCCCATAGATCTAAAAGATTTTTTGGATTATTTTCCAGACAAAAAAGAGAGGATCCTTTCCAAACTGAGACAAAAAACCTTAGAAGGAAAATGCAGTTTGGACGGGACCATTTTCCAATGGAATCCCAAATCAGTCCTATTTTTGGATTCCGAAATTTTAGATCTGGCAGATCAGGAAGATTAATCCACTTTAAACTTTTCTATCAATCTGGAAAGTTGTTCCGCTAACATTTGGGTCTCACCGGAGAATGTGGTAAGATCGTCCGCACCACCTGCGATCTCCTGGGTCCCTTCCGAAATGCTGATAATCGTTTTAGTGATCTCGTTCGTAGCGTTTTTCTGTTCGATAACCGCTTCTTCTATCTGCATACTGAAAGAAGTTAAAGTATTGGAACTAGTTTGGATCCGGGCAGTATTCGCTTCTTGGTCTTTCACAGAAACTAAAACCTTGTTCGCAGAAATTTCGAACTCATTCACACTTTGTTTCAATTTTTTTAATATTTGAGAAGCTTCTTCTACCTTAGAGTTACCGTTCATCACAGCATCGTTTGTGGACTCTACAAGTTCTCCGATCTCCTGCACAGAGCTGGAAGTTTGGGAAGCAAGTTTGCCTATCTCTTCTGCGACTACTGCGAATCCTTTTCCAGCTTCTCCTGCTCTGGCCGCTTCTATTGCTGCGTTTAATGCGAGAAGATTCGTTTTTTCTGAAATCTCAGTGATAATAGATAAGATTTCCGTAATTCTAGAGGCACTTTCTCCGATCTCGCCCATCGCATTCGTGGAGGCAAACATTGCATTCTCACCGGTCACTGCCTGTCTTTTGGATTCAACAGCTAGATTAACAAGACCCTGCATCTCCTGGTTGATACTTACGATCTGTTCTTTCAAGCGCATGGAGTTGCCGTCTATCTCTTTGGTATTCTCTACCGCTTTTTCCATGGACTTGCCCACATTTTGAGCCGAGGCAGCGAGTTCTTCTACAGCAG
Above is a genomic segment from Leptospira johnsonii containing:
- a CDS encoding glycoside hydrolase family 3 protein is translated as MFKRFLVAGISAAFLFFLFFWLGQFRSELQAQEIQEGMLRQAEEISSKLSPEELVGQVIHVAIPGTVLDPIAKKEIETIKPGGVILFGRNLGSKSEIKSLNKDLQTSALENTGLPLLISVDQEGGRVIRVKDGVTQFPGAMALGQTKDKDMAKKVGFVTSYQLRKLGLNFLFAPDMDINNNPFNPVINTRSLGSNLETVLNAGVSYEEGARLGGSIPVIKHFPGHGDTNVDSHLGLPKIEKTLEELKNFELIPFQTSIQNGADAIMSAHIVYPKIDPNFPATLSSKILGDLLRKEFQYQGLIITDAMEMDAIDEHYQKEDPGVLALIAGADIILMTSWGPTTQSMRDQILKAYKKGTLVREGKDLLKEAVKRQIYYKLKYGIISEFGELATAGRANSVFPKELPEVLKNHFIEQDKNRESLFSQYYEDTLNRDVSRKAIVSFPKTFLPEQVSVDKTVFYLKGEEFVSDLRTRTIPNSDLSNLRKKLEKKEAKRAVLNSFTQTELDLALSLAQKFPEAEIVCLHYGTPFLDLPDAPNLKILFSFSPTLESKKALLYSVLDRKNEVPLVDLILKPNPRKASASAETEVDSVSKNTK
- the hemW gene encoding radical SAM family heme chaperone HemW; protein product: METRSPVVQKTNRPGIYVHYPFCVHKCSYCDFYSEGIGLEPSPLEENLFSKYKEEVLLRLKNFPNYQDLVFDSLFFGGGTPSKASYTRYADFIKFLKNNLNLSPDSEITLECNPEDVTPEYLQGLYDAGINRVHVGIQSFLPKNLKFLDRYFDPETYSRTLEALQTSKIENYGADLMFGVPGQTEKEFYEDANSVLASGVSHISIYALTVEKGTEYSRKVSAGTVLPPSEEVQERILQDLPDYLRSKGFEQYEVSNYSKPGLFSRHNMKYWTYENYIGIGPGAHGFLPGGRYSNPRNTSAYINGTGKNPSSYETSDPFEEILISLFRIFLPIDLKDFLDYFPDKKERILSKLRQKTLEGKCSLDGTIFQWNPKSVLFLDSEILDLADQED